The genomic DNA CAAGCGGATCTGAAGACATTTCACGCCCATCGGGTCTACGGCACCAGTGTCGTTACCTTGTTGACGGTGCAAAACACACAAACCGTCGACGCCATCGAACAAATGAATCCCGAGTTTGTGCTGGCACAATTGGATGCTGTGCTCGACGATATTCCGCCGACGGCAGCCAAGACGGGGGCACTCGGTAGCGCCGCGATGATCCATGCGGTCGCCGAGCGTGCTTCCTCATTCCACTTTCCCTTGGTGGTCGATCCGGTCATGATCAGCAAGCATCGCGTGCCGCTACTGGACGATGCTTCGATCGATGTGCTCCGTCGCGAATTGTTGCCGCATGCGTTCTTGGTCACCCCCAATCGGATGGAAGCAGCCCGTTTAGCAAACATCGAGGTGGATGATTTGGAGTCGATGCAAATGGCTGCACAGATGATTCATCGATTGGGAGCGAAAAATGTGCTCGTCAAAGGAGGTCAAGTCGGTTCGGAGTCGGTCGATTGGTTGTTCACCGAAAATGAGTTTCATCGCATCGGCGGAGAGCGAATCGATACACGTAGTACTCACGGCACCGGATGCGTTCTTTCCGCAGCGATCACCGCAAGCCTTGCACAGAATATGCCGCTGGTTGAAGCTGTTGAGCAAGCGAAGCTGTATGTTGTCAATGCGATTCGCACGGCCCCCAATCTAGGCAAAGGCTATGGTCCGGTGAATCTATGAAATCGAATCGCCATCTGCCGCGCCTTGCTCGCGATTCCATGGCCGCCGCTCATGAATCGACCGACGCTCTACAGAAACCTGTCCCCCACGGTCCACGCGGCGGTTACTATATCTGTGCCGATCTCCTAGTTGAAATGGACAGCTTGCCATCAACCGCTCCAGCGCCGCGCTGCGTCGCTGGAGCCTTCACCTTCTATTTCAAAATGTTTTGTTCGAAGTGAAACCAGCCATGATCTTTCCAAAGCAAAGCCTGCTTGTCTTGCCGTTTCTGTTGTTCCCGATTCCAGAGCTGCGGGCCAATGAAACCAGGGCTGACAGCACCAGCGAATCGCAGCCGAACATCATTCTTGTCATGGCCGATGACCAGGGATGGGGAGACGTCGGCTACAACGGACATCCGTTTGTTCAGACCCCTGAACTGGACGCGATGGCGGGGGCGGGGTTCGTGTTCGATCGCTTCTACTCCGCTGCACCTGTCTGTTCGCCGACGCGTGCCAGCGTGATGACCGGACGTTCGCCGATTCGCACCAAGGTCACCAACCACGGCCGCTACATGCGTCCTCACGAACAAACGATCGCCGAATCACTGAAGGATGCAGGCTACGTCACGGGAATTTTTGGCAAAGTTCATCTGGGCTCCGGGCAAC from Rosistilla oblonga includes the following:
- the thiD gene encoding bifunctional hydroxymethylpyrimidine kinase/phosphomethylpyrimidine kinase, translated to MHVALTIAGSDPSGGAGLQADLKTFHAHRVYGTSVVTLLTVQNTQTVDAIEQMNPEFVLAQLDAVLDDIPPTAAKTGALGSAAMIHAVAERASSFHFPLVVDPVMISKHRVPLLDDASIDVLRRELLPHAFLVTPNRMEAARLANIEVDDLESMQMAAQMIHRLGAKNVLVKGGQVGSESVDWLFTENEFHRIGGERIDTRSTHGTGCVLSAAITASLAQNMPLVEAVEQAKLYVVNAIRTAPNLGKGYGPVNL